A part of Microcoleus sp. AS-A8 genomic DNA contains:
- the tgt gene encoding tRNA guanosine(34) transglycosylase Tgt: MEQQTIQFSFQCQASCSQTKARAGVFVTPHGLVETPKFMPVGTLATVKTLTPAQLETAGAQMVLANTYHLHLQPGEGIVEQAGGLHRFMGWKGPMLTDSGGFQVFSLSKIRKITEEGVTFRSPRDGRIINLTPERSIEIQNTLGADVIMAFDECPPYPAERSEVEAATERTYRWLKRCIDAHARPGEQALFGIVQGGVYLDLRRAAAQSLVSLDLPGYAIGGVSVGEPAELIHEIVDATAPYLPVDKPRYLMGVGTYREMVRAIAAGIDLFDCVIPTRLGRHGAALVQGERWNLKNARFREDFTPLDATCPCYGCQNFTRAYLNHLVRCKEVLGFILLSLHNVTELIRFTQQIREAILSDRFTTEFAHWLNRET, encoded by the coding sequence TTGGAACAACAGACAATTCAGTTTTCCTTTCAATGTCAGGCGTCCTGTAGCCAGACAAAAGCCCGTGCTGGTGTTTTTGTTACGCCTCATGGTTTGGTCGAGACGCCAAAGTTCATGCCCGTAGGCACCTTGGCAACGGTTAAAACCCTAACGCCAGCACAGCTAGAAACGGCTGGAGCACAAATGGTTCTGGCGAATACCTATCATCTCCACCTACAACCGGGAGAAGGCATCGTAGAGCAAGCCGGTGGGTTGCATCGCTTCATGGGTTGGAAGGGGCCGATGCTCACTGACTCCGGTGGCTTCCAGGTGTTTAGCTTGAGTAAAATCCGCAAAATTACCGAAGAAGGTGTAACGTTTCGCTCACCTCGCGATGGACGAATCATCAATCTGACACCAGAGCGTTCGATTGAAATTCAGAATACATTGGGGGCAGATGTGATCATGGCATTTGATGAGTGCCCCCCTTACCCGGCTGAACGCTCAGAAGTCGAGGCGGCAACCGAACGAACCTACCGCTGGTTGAAGCGCTGTATTGACGCTCACGCCCGCCCTGGGGAGCAAGCGCTGTTTGGGATTGTCCAGGGCGGTGTTTACCTGGATTTACGTCGTGCGGCTGCTCAATCTTTGGTATCGTTGGATTTACCCGGTTATGCCATTGGTGGCGTGAGTGTGGGTGAACCCGCTGAGCTGATTCACGAGATTGTGGATGCCACTGCACCGTATTTACCCGTCGATAAGCCTCGTTATCTCATGGGGGTGGGGACATATCGAGAAATGGTACGTGCGATCGCAGCCGGCATAGACTTGTTCGATTGCGTGATTCCCACACGATTAGGGCGTCATGGTGCGGCGTTAGTGCAGGGAGAACGCTGGAACTTGAAAAATGCTCGGTTTCGGGAAGATTTCACGCCTTTAGATGCCACTTGCCCTTGCTATGGTTGCCAGAACTTTACTCGCGCTTACCTCAACCACCTAGTGCGATGTAAGGAAGTTCTCGGCTTCATTTTGCTCTCGCTGCACAATGTCACTGAACTGATTCGCTTCACACAACAGATTCGGGAGGCGATTTTGAGTGATCGCTTTACTACAGAGTTTGCTCATTGGCTCAATCGGGAAACTTGA
- the rsmH gene encoding 16S rRNA (cytosine(1402)-N(4))-methyltransferase RsmH — MTEAQRANTTAFSHVSVLSRELVEGLNIRAGGHYLDATVGGGGHSQLILEAAPDVQLTAIDRDAVALAAAQAKLAPYGERVHFWQGNFAEYQPFSLQFDGIIADLGVSSAQFDTPERGFSFRHTADLDMRMDQRQSLTAADVINQWDAAQLADAFYKYGEERLSRQIARRIVEKRPFQTTTELADAIAYSVPPKYRHGRIHPATRVFQALRIVVNQELASLETFLNRAPHWLKPDGRIGIISFHSLEDRIVKHTLRDSPLLRILTKKPITAQEKELADNPRSRSAKLRLAERVSL, encoded by the coding sequence ATGACAGAGGCTCAGAGGGCGAACACAACGGCGTTTTCACATGTTTCGGTGCTGAGTCGGGAGTTGGTTGAAGGGTTGAATATTCGTGCGGGTGGGCATTACCTGGATGCGACAGTAGGTGGGGGTGGACACAGCCAGTTGATTTTAGAAGCGGCACCGGATGTTCAACTCACTGCGATCGATCGCGATGCTGTAGCCCTCGCCGCCGCCCAAGCCAAGTTAGCACCCTATGGCGAGCGCGTCCACTTCTGGCAGGGAAATTTTGCTGAATATCAGCCATTTTCGCTGCAATTCGATGGGATTATTGCTGATTTAGGTGTTAGCTCTGCTCAATTCGATACACCAGAACGAGGCTTTAGTTTTCGCCATACGGCGGATTTAGATATGCGGATGGATCAGCGCCAATCCCTCACCGCTGCCGATGTGATCAACCAGTGGGATGCCGCGCAACTCGCAGACGCATTTTACAAATACGGGGAAGAACGCCTATCGCGGCAAATAGCAAGGCGAATTGTGGAGAAACGTCCCTTTCAAACCACCACGGAACTGGCGGATGCGATCGCCTATAGCGTCCCTCCCAAGTACCGCCACGGTAGAATTCACCCCGCGACTCGTGTGTTTCAAGCGCTACGCATTGTCGTGAATCAAGAACTCGCCTCTCTCGAAACTTTCCTCAACCGTGCTCCCCATTGGCTAAAACCAGATGGCAGAATTGGCATAATCAGTTTTCATAGCTTAGAAGATCGGATTGTCAAGCATACGCTGCGAGATTCCCCTCTCTTGCGGATACTAACTAAAAAGCCAATAACAGCCCAAGAGAAGGAACTGGCAGACAACCCTCGTTCCCGTTCTGCTAAGCTCAGACTAGCAGAAAGAGTTTCTCTATAA
- a CDS encoding NAD(P)H-quinone oxidoreductase subunit H, giving the protein MAKIETRTEPMVLNMGPHHPSMHGVLRLIVTLDGEDVVDCEPVIGYLHRGMEKIAENRTTIMYVPYVSRWDYAEGMFNEAITVNAPEKLADIAVPKRASYIRVIMLELNRIANHLLWLGPFMADVGAQTPFFYIFRERELIYDLWEAVSGYRMVNNNYFRIGGVAADLTYGWVDKCSDFCDYFMPKVDEYERLITDNPIFRRRVQGIGTITREEAINWGLSGPMLRASGVKWDLRKVDHYECYDDFDWEVQWETAGDCFARYLVRIREMRESVKIIRQALKGLPGGPYENLEAKRMVEGKKSQWNDFEYQFVGKKIAPTFKIPKGEHYVRVESGKGELGIFIVGDDNVFPWRFKIRAADFVNLQILPHLLRGVKLADIMAILGSIDIIMGSVDR; this is encoded by the coding sequence ATGGCAAAAATTGAAACAAGAACAGAACCCATGGTTCTCAACATGGGTCCCCACCATCCTTCCATGCATGGGGTGCTGCGACTCATCGTCACCCTCGATGGCGAGGATGTGGTTGATTGCGAACCGGTAATCGGTTACTTGCACCGGGGCATGGAGAAAATTGCGGAGAACCGCACTACCATCATGTATGTTCCCTACGTTAGTCGGTGGGACTATGCAGAGGGGATGTTCAACGAAGCGATTACCGTCAATGCCCCAGAAAAATTAGCGGATATCGCGGTGCCCAAACGCGCCAGCTACATCCGCGTCATTATGCTGGAGTTGAACCGGATTGCTAATCACCTGTTGTGGTTAGGGCCGTTCATGGCTGACGTGGGTGCCCAGACGCCTTTCTTCTACATCTTCCGGGAACGGGAGTTGATTTACGATTTGTGGGAAGCCGTCTCAGGCTATCGCATGGTTAACAACAACTACTTCCGCATCGGTGGGGTAGCAGCTGATCTGACTTACGGCTGGGTAGATAAGTGCTCTGATTTCTGTGACTACTTTATGCCCAAAGTAGACGAGTACGAGCGCCTCATTACCGACAACCCTATCTTCCGTCGTCGCGTTCAAGGGATTGGTACTATCACTCGCGAAGAAGCGATTAACTGGGGACTTTCTGGCCCCATGCTGCGGGCTTCTGGTGTCAAGTGGGACTTACGGAAAGTTGACCACTACGAGTGCTACGACGATTTCGACTGGGAAGTACAGTGGGAAACCGCTGGAGATTGCTTTGCCCGGTATTTAGTGCGGATTCGCGAGATGCGCGAGTCGGTTAAAATTATTCGCCAAGCGTTGAAAGGACTTCCCGGTGGCCCTTATGAGAACCTGGAAGCCAAGCGGATGGTAGAAGGGAAAAAATCTCAGTGGAATGATTTTGAGTATCAGTTTGTCGGCAAGAAAATTGCGCCTACCTTTAAAATTCCCAAGGGCGAACATTACGTCCGCGTCGAAAGCGGAAAAGGAGAACTCGGCATTTTCATCGTTGGGGATGATAATGTCTTCCCGTGGCGTTTTAAGATTCGCGCCGCTGATTTTGTCAACCTGCAAATCTTGCCTCATCTCCTACGGGGTGTGAAGCTTGCCGATATCATGGCGATTCTGGGCAGTATTGACATCATCATGGGTTCGGTAGACCGATAA
- the cynS gene encoding cyanase, with protein sequence MTIPEITQKLLAAKKAKGLTFADLETLIGRDEVWISAVFYRQASASEDEASKIISALGLEPHIADELTEFSVKGSLDPLIPTDPLIYRFYEIMQVYGMPMKAVIHEKFGDGIMSAIDFTLDIEKEEDPKGDRVKVIMSGKFLPYKKW encoded by the coding sequence ATGACAATTCCAGAAATTACCCAAAAACTTTTGGCTGCTAAAAAGGCAAAAGGACTAACTTTTGCAGATTTGGAAACCCTGATTGGGCGGGACGAAGTATGGATTTCTGCTGTGTTCTACCGTCAAGCTAGTGCTTCGGAAGATGAGGCGAGTAAAATTATCTCGGCATTGGGGTTAGAACCCCATATCGCAGACGAATTAACAGAATTCTCTGTCAAAGGCTCTTTAGATCCGCTTATCCCAACTGACCCGTTAATCTATCGCTTCTATGAGATTATGCAAGTTTATGGAATGCCCATGAAAGCCGTGATTCATGAGAAGTTCGGCGATGGGATTATGAGCGCGATCGATTTTACTCTGGATATTGAAAAAGAAGAAGACCCCAAAGGCGATCGCGTGAAAGTTATCATGTCTGGCAAGTTTTTACCCTACAAAAAGTGGTAG